One genomic segment of Gammaproteobacteria bacterium includes these proteins:
- a CDS encoding class II glutamine amidotransferase, with product MCRILYVRAETPFQIADMLTPFAGLSRTSREFQGHGWGCAWWEQDGWHQHHDIRPVWEDDLAQFGSTRLLLAHARSAFRDEGIVIENNMPFSDGESVFIFNGELRGVRIKSDGRIGAEKIFNYIRRFDKGDKCAATARAVEIINKRSAYVRAMNIILSDGEQSCLSTSYSEDPDYFQMYQKHDGNLHLVCSQPFPGDQDWTRIDNNTTTEL from the coding sequence ATGTGCCGCATCCTCTACGTACGGGCCGAGACGCCATTTCAAATTGCCGATATGCTCACGCCGTTCGCGGGACTATCGCGCACTAGTCGAGAATTCCAGGGGCACGGCTGGGGTTGCGCCTGGTGGGAACAGGATGGCTGGCATCAACACCACGACATTCGCCCGGTCTGGGAAGACGACCTGGCGCAATTCGGCAGCACCCGCCTGTTGCTGGCACATGCCCGCAGCGCGTTTCGCGATGAGGGTATCGTCATCGAAAATAACATGCCCTTCTCGGATGGCGAATCGGTTTTCATTTTCAATGGTGAGCTGCGTGGCGTTCGCATCAAGTCTGACGGCCGCATCGGCGCTGAAAAAATCTTTAACTATATCCGTCGCTTCGATAAGGGCGACAAATGTGCCGCTACCGCCAGGGCCGTCGAAATCATCAACAAGCGCAGTGCCTACGTGCGCGCGATGAATATCATCCTCTCTGATGGAGAACAATCGTGCCTGTCTACCAGTTACAGCGAAGATCCCGATTATTTCCAGATGTACCAAAAACATGACGGCAACCTGCACCTGGTATGCTCGCAACCTTTTCCGGGTGACCAGGACTGGACCCGAATCGATAACAACACGACAACCGAACTATGA